Proteins from one Mugil cephalus isolate CIBA_MC_2020 chromosome 15, CIBA_Mcephalus_1.1, whole genome shotgun sequence genomic window:
- the fam76b gene encoding protein FAM76B, whose amino-acid sequence MATSALYACTKCNQRYPFEELSQGQQLCKECRIAHPIVKCTYCRSEFQQESKTNTICKKCAQNVKQFGTPKPCQYCNIIAAFIGTKCQRCTNSEKKYGPPQTCEQCKQQCAFDRKEEGRRKVDGKLLCWLCTLSYRRVLQKTKEQRKGFGSSNSSSLNEKDHHSRPHHHHHHHQHRHSSSHHKLSGSLSPDQEQGLWKQSHKSSSIQKETPKKKPKLEMKPSNGDSSSITQSMDSGGTDNFILISQLKEEVMSLKRLLQQRDQTILEKDRKLTELKADFQYQESNMRVKMNQMEKSHKEAMEQQQTKNRELMKQVAALSKGKKFDRTGSSLLLP is encoded by the exons ATGGCAACATCGGCTCTGTACGCCTGTACGAAGTGTAACCAGCGGTACCCCTTCGAGGAGCTGTCGCAGGGCCAGCAACTGTGCAAG GAGTGTCGCATCGCACACCCAATAGTGAAGTGCACATACTGCAGGTCTGAGTTTCAGCAGGAAAG CAAAACCAACACGATCTGCAAGAAATGTGCCCAGAATGTCAAACAGTTTGGAACT CCCAAACCTTGCCAGTACTGTAACATCATTGCAGCGTTTATTGGGACAAAGTGCCAGCGTTGTACTAACTCAGAGAAGAAATATGGACCCCCACAGACTTGTGAACAGTGCAAACAACAGTGCGCCTTTGACCGTAAGGAGGAGGGCAGGAGAAAG GTGGATGGAAAACTGCTGTGCTGGCTCTGTACGCTGTCCTACCGTCGTGTCCTCCAGAAGACTAAGGAGCAGAGGAAGGGCTTCGGTTCCTCCAACTCCTCTTCTCTGAATGAGAAAGACCACCACTCCAGACcacaccatcatcaccaccaccaccaacacagacacagcagttcTCACCACAA ATTGAGTGGGAGCCTGAGTCCTGATCAGGAGCAGGGACTGTGGAAACAGAG CCATAAATCGTCTTCAATCCAGAAGGAGACCCCAAAGAAGAAACCAAAACTGGAGATGAAGCCATCCAATGGGGACAG TAGTTCCATTACCCAGTCTATGGATTCTGGAGGAACGGACAACTTCATTCTCATCAGTCAACTGAAAGAGGAAGTCATGTCACTGAAGAGACTTCTGCAGCAACGGGATCAGACCATTCTGGAGAAGGACCGAAAG ctcaccGAGCTCAAAGCAGACTTTCAGTATCAGGAGTCAAATATGAGAGTGAAGATGAACCAAATGGAGAAGTCACACAAAGAAGCTATGGAGCAACAGCAG ACCAAGAACAGAGAGTTGATGAAACAAGTGGCTGCCCTCTCAAAGGGAAAAAAGTTTGACCGGACTGGGAGTTCTCTGCTGTTGCCCTAA
- the mtmr2 gene encoding myotubularin-related protein 2 isoform X4 encodes MEKSGSIDSLGSKRFSSRQPSVDSLSSTSTSRSDRSAQAKPPSTMSSDSVSTSAELSPELRVLRDSDKEELQLLPNEIIQDTAQDITYFCPFTGALRGTVTVTNYRLFFKCMDREPAFVLDLPLGVVSRVEKIGGASSRGDLSYGLVCKDMRNLRFAHKQMEDTLRKSIFEVLTKFAFPVSNGLQIFAFEYGQVFPENGWKVYDAVSEYKRQGIPNESWRITKVNDHYELCDTYPSTLAVPVNIPDEELKRVATFRAKGRIPVLSWIHPESQATVTRCSQPMVGVNGKRSKEDEKYLQAIMDANAQSHKLFIFDARPSVNAAANKMKGGGYESEDAYQNAELVFLDIHNIHVMRESLRKLKEVVYPNIEDSHWLSNLESTHWLEHIKLIMAGALRIADKVESGKTSVVVHCSDGWDRTAQLTSLAMLMLDGYYRTIRGFEVLLEKEWLSFGHRFQLRIGHGDKNHTDADRSPVFIQFVDCVWQLTRQFPAAFEFNENFLVTILDHLYSCLFGTFLCNSEQQRLKEEIPKRSVSLWSYINSQLEEFTNPLYVNYSNHVLFPVVSLRHLELWVGYYIRWNPRMRPQEPVHQRHKELLAKRAELQKRVDELQREVTNRSASSSSELPGSPTRSITPVQTFV; translated from the exons ATGGAGAAGAGCGGGAGTATCGACAGTTTGGGCTCGAAGCGCTTCTCTTCCCGACAGCCAAGTGTTGATTCATTGTCCAG CACTTCCACCTCTCGGTCTGACCGGTCGGCCCAGGCCAAACCTCCGTCCACCATGTCCTCTGACTCGGTGTCAACGTCTGCAGAGCTTTCTCCGGAGCTCAGG GTTCTTAGAGATTCAGACAAAGAAGAACTACAGTTACTTCCAAACGAAATCATTCAAGACACTG CCCAAGATATTACCTACTTCTGCCCTTTTACTGGAGCCCTGAGGGGAACGGTGACGGTTACCAACTACAggcttttctttaaatgcatgGACAGG GAACCGGCGTTTGTTCTGGACTTGCCTCTCGGGGTGGTGAGTCGCGTGGAAAAGATCGGAGGCGCTTCAAGCCGTGGTGATTTGTCCTATGGGCTAGTGTGCAAG GATATGCGTAATCTTCGAtttgcacacaaacagatggaGGACACTCTCAGGAAGTCGATTTTCGAAGTGCTGACCAAATttgcatttcctgtttccaATGGTTTG CAAATCTTTGCATTTGAATATGGGCAAGTGTTTCCTGAAAACGGATGGAAGGTGTATGATGCGGTCTCAGAATATAAACGACAG GGTATACCCAATGAAAGCTGGAGGATAACAAAAGTAAACGATCACTACGAGCTTTGTGACACCTACCCATCAACTCTGGCCGTGCCTGTCAATATACCAGACGAAGAGCTGAAGAGAGTAGCCACATTCCGAGCGAAGGGAAGGATACCG GTGTTGTCGTGGATCCATCCAGAGAGCCAGGCCACGGTGACACGCTGCAGTCAGCCAATGGTTGGGGTGAACGGGAAGCGCAGCAAAGAGGATGAGAAATACCTCCAGGCGATCATGGACGCCAACGCTCAGTCCCATAAACTCTTCATTTTCGATGCCAGGCCCAGTGTCAACGCTGCTGCCAACAAG ATGAAAGGTGGCGGATATGAAAGTGAGGATGCATATCAAAACGCTGAGCTGGTGTTTCTGGATATTCACAATATCCACGTGATGAGAGAGTCACTCCGCAAGCTGAAGGAGGTGGTCTACCCCAATATTGAAGATTCCCACTGGCTCTCCAATCTGGAGTCCACTCATTGGCTCGAGCACATCAAG TTGATCATGGCAGGAGCACTGAGGATTGCCGACAAAGTGGAGTCCGGGAAAACGTCGGTGGTGGTGCACTGCAGCGACGGCTGGGACCGCACAGCTCAGCTCACCTCCTTGGCAATGCTCATGCTGGACGGATACTACCGCACCATTCGCGGATTCGAGGTGCTGCTCGAGAAAGAGTGGCTGAGTTTCGGCCACCGCTTCCAACTG CGTATCGGTCATGGCGATAAAAACCACACGGATGCAGATCGTTCgcctgttttcattcagttcGTTGACTGTGTCTGGCAGTTGACTCGTCAG tttccTGCGGCCTTTGAGTTTAACGAGAACTTCCTGGTAACCATCCTGGACCACCTGTACAGCTGCCTGTTTGGGACGTTCTTGTGTAACAGCGAACAGCAGAGGCTGAAGGAA GAGATTCCCAAAAGGTCAGTCTCCCTGTGGTCCTATATCAACAGCCAGCTGGAGGAGTTTACCAATCCTTTGTATGTCAACTACTCCAACCACGTGCTGTTCCCTGTAGTCAGCTTGCGCCACCTGGAGCTTTGGGTTGGCTACTACATCCGATGGAACCCTCGCATGAGACCTCAG GAACCCGTCCATCAGCGCCACAAGGAGCTGCTAGCAAAGCGCGCTGAGCTGCAGAAAAGAGTGGATGAGTTACAGCGAGAGGTGACCAACCGCTCGGCCTCCTCTTCATCTGAGCTGCCGGGCTCCCCCACACGCTCCATCACCCCAGTGCAGACTTTTGTTTGA
- the mtmr2 gene encoding myotubularin-related protein 2 isoform X3 → MEKSGSIDSLGSKRFSSRQPSVDSLSSTSTSRSDRSAQAKPPSTMSSDSVSTSAELSPELRQVLRDSDKEELQLLPNEIIQDTAQDITYFCPFTGALRGTVTVTNYRLFFKCMDREPAFVLDLPLGVVSRVEKIGGASSRGDLSYGLVCKDMRNLRFAHKQMEDTLRKSIFEVLTKFAFPVSNGLQIFAFEYGQVFPENGWKVYDAVSEYKRQGIPNESWRITKVNDHYELCDTYPSTLAVPVNIPDEELKRVATFRAKGRIPVLSWIHPESQATVTRCSQPMVGVNGKRSKEDEKYLQAIMDANAQSHKLFIFDARPSVNAAANKMKGGGYESEDAYQNAELVFLDIHNIHVMRESLRKLKEVVYPNIEDSHWLSNLESTHWLEHIKLIMAGALRIADKVESGKTSVVVHCSDGWDRTAQLTSLAMLMLDGYYRTIRGFEVLLEKEWLSFGHRFQLRIGHGDKNHTDADRSPVFIQFVDCVWQLTRQFPAAFEFNENFLVTILDHLYSCLFGTFLCNSEQQRLKEEIPKRSVSLWSYINSQLEEFTNPLYVNYSNHVLFPVVSLRHLELWVGYYIRWNPRMRPQEPVHQRHKELLAKRAELQKRVDELQREVTNRSASSSSELPGSPTRSITPVQTFV, encoded by the exons ATGGAGAAGAGCGGGAGTATCGACAGTTTGGGCTCGAAGCGCTTCTCTTCCCGACAGCCAAGTGTTGATTCATTGTCCAG CACTTCCACCTCTCGGTCTGACCGGTCGGCCCAGGCCAAACCTCCGTCCACCATGTCCTCTGACTCGGTGTCAACGTCTGCAGAGCTTTCTCCGGAGCTCAGG CAGGTTCTTAGAGATTCAGACAAAGAAGAACTACAGTTACTTCCAAACGAAATCATTCAAGACACTG CCCAAGATATTACCTACTTCTGCCCTTTTACTGGAGCCCTGAGGGGAACGGTGACGGTTACCAACTACAggcttttctttaaatgcatgGACAGG GAACCGGCGTTTGTTCTGGACTTGCCTCTCGGGGTGGTGAGTCGCGTGGAAAAGATCGGAGGCGCTTCAAGCCGTGGTGATTTGTCCTATGGGCTAGTGTGCAAG GATATGCGTAATCTTCGAtttgcacacaaacagatggaGGACACTCTCAGGAAGTCGATTTTCGAAGTGCTGACCAAATttgcatttcctgtttccaATGGTTTG CAAATCTTTGCATTTGAATATGGGCAAGTGTTTCCTGAAAACGGATGGAAGGTGTATGATGCGGTCTCAGAATATAAACGACAG GGTATACCCAATGAAAGCTGGAGGATAACAAAAGTAAACGATCACTACGAGCTTTGTGACACCTACCCATCAACTCTGGCCGTGCCTGTCAATATACCAGACGAAGAGCTGAAGAGAGTAGCCACATTCCGAGCGAAGGGAAGGATACCG GTGTTGTCGTGGATCCATCCAGAGAGCCAGGCCACGGTGACACGCTGCAGTCAGCCAATGGTTGGGGTGAACGGGAAGCGCAGCAAAGAGGATGAGAAATACCTCCAGGCGATCATGGACGCCAACGCTCAGTCCCATAAACTCTTCATTTTCGATGCCAGGCCCAGTGTCAACGCTGCTGCCAACAAG ATGAAAGGTGGCGGATATGAAAGTGAGGATGCATATCAAAACGCTGAGCTGGTGTTTCTGGATATTCACAATATCCACGTGATGAGAGAGTCACTCCGCAAGCTGAAGGAGGTGGTCTACCCCAATATTGAAGATTCCCACTGGCTCTCCAATCTGGAGTCCACTCATTGGCTCGAGCACATCAAG TTGATCATGGCAGGAGCACTGAGGATTGCCGACAAAGTGGAGTCCGGGAAAACGTCGGTGGTGGTGCACTGCAGCGACGGCTGGGACCGCACAGCTCAGCTCACCTCCTTGGCAATGCTCATGCTGGACGGATACTACCGCACCATTCGCGGATTCGAGGTGCTGCTCGAGAAAGAGTGGCTGAGTTTCGGCCACCGCTTCCAACTG CGTATCGGTCATGGCGATAAAAACCACACGGATGCAGATCGTTCgcctgttttcattcagttcGTTGACTGTGTCTGGCAGTTGACTCGTCAG tttccTGCGGCCTTTGAGTTTAACGAGAACTTCCTGGTAACCATCCTGGACCACCTGTACAGCTGCCTGTTTGGGACGTTCTTGTGTAACAGCGAACAGCAGAGGCTGAAGGAA GAGATTCCCAAAAGGTCAGTCTCCCTGTGGTCCTATATCAACAGCCAGCTGGAGGAGTTTACCAATCCTTTGTATGTCAACTACTCCAACCACGTGCTGTTCCCTGTAGTCAGCTTGCGCCACCTGGAGCTTTGGGTTGGCTACTACATCCGATGGAACCCTCGCATGAGACCTCAG GAACCCGTCCATCAGCGCCACAAGGAGCTGCTAGCAAAGCGCGCTGAGCTGCAGAAAAGAGTGGATGAGTTACAGCGAGAGGTGACCAACCGCTCGGCCTCCTCTTCATCTGAGCTGCCGGGCTCCCCCACACGCTCCATCACCCCAGTGCAGACTTTTGTTTGA
- the mtmr2 gene encoding myotubularin-related protein 2 isoform X2, which yields MEKSGSIDSLGSKRFSSRQPSVDSLSSTSTSRSDRSAQAKPPSTMSSDSVSTSAELSPELRVKPKTPAKVLRDSDKEELQLLPNEIIQDTAQDITYFCPFTGALRGTVTVTNYRLFFKCMDREPAFVLDLPLGVVSRVEKIGGASSRGDLSYGLVCKDMRNLRFAHKQMEDTLRKSIFEVLTKFAFPVSNGLQIFAFEYGQVFPENGWKVYDAVSEYKRQGIPNESWRITKVNDHYELCDTYPSTLAVPVNIPDEELKRVATFRAKGRIPVLSWIHPESQATVTRCSQPMVGVNGKRSKEDEKYLQAIMDANAQSHKLFIFDARPSVNAAANKMKGGGYESEDAYQNAELVFLDIHNIHVMRESLRKLKEVVYPNIEDSHWLSNLESTHWLEHIKLIMAGALRIADKVESGKTSVVVHCSDGWDRTAQLTSLAMLMLDGYYRTIRGFEVLLEKEWLSFGHRFQLRIGHGDKNHTDADRSPVFIQFVDCVWQLTRQFPAAFEFNENFLVTILDHLYSCLFGTFLCNSEQQRLKEEIPKRSVSLWSYINSQLEEFTNPLYVNYSNHVLFPVVSLRHLELWVGYYIRWNPRMRPQEPVHQRHKELLAKRAELQKRVDELQREVTNRSASSSSELPGSPTRSITPVQTFV from the exons ATGGAGAAGAGCGGGAGTATCGACAGTTTGGGCTCGAAGCGCTTCTCTTCCCGACAGCCAAGTGTTGATTCATTGTCCAG CACTTCCACCTCTCGGTCTGACCGGTCGGCCCAGGCCAAACCTCCGTCCACCATGTCCTCTGACTCGGTGTCAACGTCTGCAGAGCTTTCTCCGGAGCTCAGG GTTAAGCCCAAAACCCCTGCCAAG GTTCTTAGAGATTCAGACAAAGAAGAACTACAGTTACTTCCAAACGAAATCATTCAAGACACTG CCCAAGATATTACCTACTTCTGCCCTTTTACTGGAGCCCTGAGGGGAACGGTGACGGTTACCAACTACAggcttttctttaaatgcatgGACAGG GAACCGGCGTTTGTTCTGGACTTGCCTCTCGGGGTGGTGAGTCGCGTGGAAAAGATCGGAGGCGCTTCAAGCCGTGGTGATTTGTCCTATGGGCTAGTGTGCAAG GATATGCGTAATCTTCGAtttgcacacaaacagatggaGGACACTCTCAGGAAGTCGATTTTCGAAGTGCTGACCAAATttgcatttcctgtttccaATGGTTTG CAAATCTTTGCATTTGAATATGGGCAAGTGTTTCCTGAAAACGGATGGAAGGTGTATGATGCGGTCTCAGAATATAAACGACAG GGTATACCCAATGAAAGCTGGAGGATAACAAAAGTAAACGATCACTACGAGCTTTGTGACACCTACCCATCAACTCTGGCCGTGCCTGTCAATATACCAGACGAAGAGCTGAAGAGAGTAGCCACATTCCGAGCGAAGGGAAGGATACCG GTGTTGTCGTGGATCCATCCAGAGAGCCAGGCCACGGTGACACGCTGCAGTCAGCCAATGGTTGGGGTGAACGGGAAGCGCAGCAAAGAGGATGAGAAATACCTCCAGGCGATCATGGACGCCAACGCTCAGTCCCATAAACTCTTCATTTTCGATGCCAGGCCCAGTGTCAACGCTGCTGCCAACAAG ATGAAAGGTGGCGGATATGAAAGTGAGGATGCATATCAAAACGCTGAGCTGGTGTTTCTGGATATTCACAATATCCACGTGATGAGAGAGTCACTCCGCAAGCTGAAGGAGGTGGTCTACCCCAATATTGAAGATTCCCACTGGCTCTCCAATCTGGAGTCCACTCATTGGCTCGAGCACATCAAG TTGATCATGGCAGGAGCACTGAGGATTGCCGACAAAGTGGAGTCCGGGAAAACGTCGGTGGTGGTGCACTGCAGCGACGGCTGGGACCGCACAGCTCAGCTCACCTCCTTGGCAATGCTCATGCTGGACGGATACTACCGCACCATTCGCGGATTCGAGGTGCTGCTCGAGAAAGAGTGGCTGAGTTTCGGCCACCGCTTCCAACTG CGTATCGGTCATGGCGATAAAAACCACACGGATGCAGATCGTTCgcctgttttcattcagttcGTTGACTGTGTCTGGCAGTTGACTCGTCAG tttccTGCGGCCTTTGAGTTTAACGAGAACTTCCTGGTAACCATCCTGGACCACCTGTACAGCTGCCTGTTTGGGACGTTCTTGTGTAACAGCGAACAGCAGAGGCTGAAGGAA GAGATTCCCAAAAGGTCAGTCTCCCTGTGGTCCTATATCAACAGCCAGCTGGAGGAGTTTACCAATCCTTTGTATGTCAACTACTCCAACCACGTGCTGTTCCCTGTAGTCAGCTTGCGCCACCTGGAGCTTTGGGTTGGCTACTACATCCGATGGAACCCTCGCATGAGACCTCAG GAACCCGTCCATCAGCGCCACAAGGAGCTGCTAGCAAAGCGCGCTGAGCTGCAGAAAAGAGTGGATGAGTTACAGCGAGAGGTGACCAACCGCTCGGCCTCCTCTTCATCTGAGCTGCCGGGCTCCCCCACACGCTCCATCACCCCAGTGCAGACTTTTGTTTGA
- the mtmr2 gene encoding myotubularin-related protein 2 isoform X1, with translation MEKSGSIDSLGSKRFSSRQPSVDSLSSTSTSRSDRSAQAKPPSTMSSDSVSTSAELSPELRVKPKTPAKQVLRDSDKEELQLLPNEIIQDTAQDITYFCPFTGALRGTVTVTNYRLFFKCMDREPAFVLDLPLGVVSRVEKIGGASSRGDLSYGLVCKDMRNLRFAHKQMEDTLRKSIFEVLTKFAFPVSNGLQIFAFEYGQVFPENGWKVYDAVSEYKRQGIPNESWRITKVNDHYELCDTYPSTLAVPVNIPDEELKRVATFRAKGRIPVLSWIHPESQATVTRCSQPMVGVNGKRSKEDEKYLQAIMDANAQSHKLFIFDARPSVNAAANKMKGGGYESEDAYQNAELVFLDIHNIHVMRESLRKLKEVVYPNIEDSHWLSNLESTHWLEHIKLIMAGALRIADKVESGKTSVVVHCSDGWDRTAQLTSLAMLMLDGYYRTIRGFEVLLEKEWLSFGHRFQLRIGHGDKNHTDADRSPVFIQFVDCVWQLTRQFPAAFEFNENFLVTILDHLYSCLFGTFLCNSEQQRLKEEIPKRSVSLWSYINSQLEEFTNPLYVNYSNHVLFPVVSLRHLELWVGYYIRWNPRMRPQEPVHQRHKELLAKRAELQKRVDELQREVTNRSASSSSELPGSPTRSITPVQTFV, from the exons ATGGAGAAGAGCGGGAGTATCGACAGTTTGGGCTCGAAGCGCTTCTCTTCCCGACAGCCAAGTGTTGATTCATTGTCCAG CACTTCCACCTCTCGGTCTGACCGGTCGGCCCAGGCCAAACCTCCGTCCACCATGTCCTCTGACTCGGTGTCAACGTCTGCAGAGCTTTCTCCGGAGCTCAGG GTTAAGCCCAAAACCCCTGCCAAG CAGGTTCTTAGAGATTCAGACAAAGAAGAACTACAGTTACTTCCAAACGAAATCATTCAAGACACTG CCCAAGATATTACCTACTTCTGCCCTTTTACTGGAGCCCTGAGGGGAACGGTGACGGTTACCAACTACAggcttttctttaaatgcatgGACAGG GAACCGGCGTTTGTTCTGGACTTGCCTCTCGGGGTGGTGAGTCGCGTGGAAAAGATCGGAGGCGCTTCAAGCCGTGGTGATTTGTCCTATGGGCTAGTGTGCAAG GATATGCGTAATCTTCGAtttgcacacaaacagatggaGGACACTCTCAGGAAGTCGATTTTCGAAGTGCTGACCAAATttgcatttcctgtttccaATGGTTTG CAAATCTTTGCATTTGAATATGGGCAAGTGTTTCCTGAAAACGGATGGAAGGTGTATGATGCGGTCTCAGAATATAAACGACAG GGTATACCCAATGAAAGCTGGAGGATAACAAAAGTAAACGATCACTACGAGCTTTGTGACACCTACCCATCAACTCTGGCCGTGCCTGTCAATATACCAGACGAAGAGCTGAAGAGAGTAGCCACATTCCGAGCGAAGGGAAGGATACCG GTGTTGTCGTGGATCCATCCAGAGAGCCAGGCCACGGTGACACGCTGCAGTCAGCCAATGGTTGGGGTGAACGGGAAGCGCAGCAAAGAGGATGAGAAATACCTCCAGGCGATCATGGACGCCAACGCTCAGTCCCATAAACTCTTCATTTTCGATGCCAGGCCCAGTGTCAACGCTGCTGCCAACAAG ATGAAAGGTGGCGGATATGAAAGTGAGGATGCATATCAAAACGCTGAGCTGGTGTTTCTGGATATTCACAATATCCACGTGATGAGAGAGTCACTCCGCAAGCTGAAGGAGGTGGTCTACCCCAATATTGAAGATTCCCACTGGCTCTCCAATCTGGAGTCCACTCATTGGCTCGAGCACATCAAG TTGATCATGGCAGGAGCACTGAGGATTGCCGACAAAGTGGAGTCCGGGAAAACGTCGGTGGTGGTGCACTGCAGCGACGGCTGGGACCGCACAGCTCAGCTCACCTCCTTGGCAATGCTCATGCTGGACGGATACTACCGCACCATTCGCGGATTCGAGGTGCTGCTCGAGAAAGAGTGGCTGAGTTTCGGCCACCGCTTCCAACTG CGTATCGGTCATGGCGATAAAAACCACACGGATGCAGATCGTTCgcctgttttcattcagttcGTTGACTGTGTCTGGCAGTTGACTCGTCAG tttccTGCGGCCTTTGAGTTTAACGAGAACTTCCTGGTAACCATCCTGGACCACCTGTACAGCTGCCTGTTTGGGACGTTCTTGTGTAACAGCGAACAGCAGAGGCTGAAGGAA GAGATTCCCAAAAGGTCAGTCTCCCTGTGGTCCTATATCAACAGCCAGCTGGAGGAGTTTACCAATCCTTTGTATGTCAACTACTCCAACCACGTGCTGTTCCCTGTAGTCAGCTTGCGCCACCTGGAGCTTTGGGTTGGCTACTACATCCGATGGAACCCTCGCATGAGACCTCAG GAACCCGTCCATCAGCGCCACAAGGAGCTGCTAGCAAAGCGCGCTGAGCTGCAGAAAAGAGTGGATGAGTTACAGCGAGAGGTGACCAACCGCTCGGCCTCCTCTTCATCTGAGCTGCCGGGCTCCCCCACACGCTCCATCACCCCAGTGCAGACTTTTGTTTGA
- the cwc15 gene encoding protein CWC15 homolog, which translates to MTTAARPTFEPARGGRGKGEGDLSALSKQYSSRDLPGHTKIKYRQPTQDAPEEVRARDFRRELEERERVAAREKTRERGPREHTTSSSSSSSSSSKRPRLDQIPAANLDADDPLTDDDEDEDSEEDSDDDDTAALLAELEKIKKERAEEQERKEREQKAEEERIRMENILSGNPLINLAGQQQQISPAPTAFRVKRRWDDDVVFKNCAKGVDEARKEKRFVNDTLRSEFHKKFMEKYVK; encoded by the exons ATGACTACAGCTGCAAGGCCGACATTTGAACCGgccagaggagggaggggtaaAGGAGAAGGGGATTTGAGTGCCTTGTCCAAACAGTACTCCAGCCGGGATCTTCCAGGACACACAAAGATCAAATACAG GCAACCTACCCAGGATGCCCCCGAGGAGGTGCGCGCCCGTGACTTCCGCAGGGAGCTCGAGGAGAGGGAGCGAGTAGCTGCTCGTGAGAAGACGAGAGAGAGGGGACCAAGAG AGCACAccacatcctcatcctcatcttcgtCATCATCTTCAAAGAGGCCCAGACTCGATCAGATTCCAGCAGCCAACCTTGATGCTGATGACCCTCTCACTGAT GATGACGAGGATGAAGACTCTGAGGAAGACAGTGATGATGACGACACTGCAGCTCTTCTGGCAGaactggagaaaatcaagaaagAGCGAGCTGAGGAGCAAGAACGCAAA GAGCGAGAGcaaaaggcagaggaggagagaattCGAATGGAAAATATCTTGAGTGGCAATCCATTAATTAATTTGGCAGGACAGCAGCAACAGATAAGCCCAGCGCCGACTGCATTCAGGGTCAAGAGAAG GTGGGATGATGACGTTGTCTTCAAGAACTGCGCCAAAGGAGTGGACGAGGCACGGAAGGAGAAACGTTTTGTCAATGACACGCTGCGCTCAGAGTTCCACAAAAAGTTTATGGAGAAATATGTAAAGTAA